The sequence below is a genomic window from Bactrocera neohumeralis isolate Rockhampton chromosome 4, APGP_CSIRO_Bneo_wtdbg2-racon-allhic-juicebox.fasta_v2, whole genome shotgun sequence.
ATGCTTTACCCGATGAGATACTTGAGTTCATACTTACCTATTTACCACCTTATAGAGATTTGGAAAGCTGCAGGCTCGTTTGTAAGCGTTGGAATTCAGTAGTAAAAAGTAagtgtaaaatatgtatatctgtgtgcttcatatacatttacattgttgtttttaataaatttttctttttttgtagaTTTAATTCGGCGCTCGAAGTTAAACTTACATAAAGGATTAATTGATTATCGATTAAGATGGGAAATTTTTTCACAGCAGACCGCTGCGAATGTTGtagaatgtaaaaatataacaaagaaTTTGGCAATACCCCCTTCTCCGCCACCAGTTATCGCTGGACGATTTTCTCACTCAGCTGTAAAACATGGAAATTCTATGTACGTTTTTGGAGGGGGATCCTCCTCTGATACCACATTCAATGACTTGTGGCGCTTCGACTTGTCCGAAATGAGTTGGGAACGTCCGTTGTCAATGGGTTCCTATCCATCACCAAAAGGCAGCGCATCTATTGTCTGCTGGGGAGAGCAATTGGTGTTATTTGGCGGATGGCGATACCCATCTTTGCATCCACCATATCAACCTTGGTGTCTCTTcgatgaacttcatttctatgACTTGAACACTAATCGCTGGACATTACGCATTACTTTGTCGAGCCCCCCTCCTATGGCAGGACATTCTGCTAGTGTGCATGGTGATCGTATGGTTATTTTTGGTGGTTATCAAATTGCTGATGGTGTGAATAGTAACTCAAATGAAACATGGTGCTTGAATCTGAACGAGTTGAAATGGTGGCAACCTCGATTTATGGGTAATACAAAACCTCCACCACGCTATGGGCAGTTTCAATTGGTATTGGATGAGTATCACCTGTTGATTGTTGGTGGTTGTGGTGGTCCCAACAGTGTATACTCAGATGCTTGGCTTTTGGACATGTCACAAGAGTTATGGTTATGGCGTGCCATACCGATACGCAACAAAAAATACGGAGCTACACATATGTGGTGTAATCCTGCCTGTAAAATTGGCTCTAAATTGGTAGTGCTTGGCCCTACAccaaatatgccacaagacTTTCAAATGATGAAGCAGATGCGAGTGCCTGTTGGAGCGTACAGACGTCCGGGTGGTGGTGGACAAGGAGATGGTGGCGTAGGCGGTGCAGCTGCGGAAATGCCAGCACCCCGTTATGGTGCAGTCCAACAACACAATCAAAATAATCTCTTTGATAGGCAAAGACTTTTGGGTGGCGGCATACAAATGGCAGTCGTACAGGCAAATCCTcaacctcccatacaaagacaacaaccacagcaacaGAGACTTGACAATGCACGTTTAGGCGGACCTGACGAACAATATTTTGCCAACCGACGTGCAATTCTgcaacaaaatcaacaacagcaagttaataatatatataataacaatattaatggTAGTCATGACAACCTTCAACCACGACGTGGTCGTCTTGGTAACTTGCATGCAAATTCACCAGCCAATGCAAGTGCTGTAGAGGAGTGTAACCAAAACCGTCCATCTTGTTCAAATTCTGCTTCTGTACCCTCGCCATCACCGTCGCCATCAGCATCAAGTTCATCCGGTTCTCGTACAAATGGTACCGTTTCGCCAA
It includes:
- the LOC126757551 gene encoding uncharacterized protein LOC126757551 encodes the protein MEGVGNEVAASNETLMAATKSDVVKDAYLVTKDTFIVEHKEKRDNDSMPELNGTRDELRSVQLDALPDEILEFILTYLPPYRDLESCRLVCKRWNSVVKNLIRRSKLNLHKGLIDYRLRWEIFSQQTAANVVECKNITKNLAIPPSPPPVIAGRFSHSAVKHGNSMYVFGGGSSSDTTFNDLWRFDLSEMSWERPLSMGSYPSPKGSASIVCWGEQLVLFGGWRYPSLHPPYQPWCLFDELHFYDLNTNRWTLRITLSSPPPMAGHSASVHGDRMVIFGGYQIADGVNSNSNETWCLNLNELKWWQPRFMGNTKPPPRYGQFQLVLDEYHLLIVGGCGGPNSVYSDAWLLDMSQELWLWRAIPIRNKKYGATHMWCNPACKIGSKLVVLGPTPNMPQDFQMMKQMRVPVGAYRRPGGGGQGDGGVGGAAAEMPAPRYGAVQQHNQNNLFDRQRLLGGGIQMAVVQANPQPPIQRQQPQQQRLDNARLGGPDEQYFANRRAILQQNQQQQVNNIYNNNINGSHDNLQPRRGRLGNLHANSPANASAVEECNQNRPSCSNSASVPSPSPSPSASSSSGSRTNGTVSPRNGNEVIPAGNNSNDIEAAHRLQRNLALRCRDNEPLLPKRFDELYEDPFRMAAFNVQNRPRSVSKDHNERIRRMEEKMNALRNSRRSAMVGEPKAIKEPSPKRIKRNVLSLFVCDLSAAMDKDDPHLQWVEYKNYGVIPGAPERLILSTMVAGHGELILFGGVHKETLGEITHQVSNSVHFLSAPREII